The Bradyrhizobium sp. LLZ17 genomic sequence TTCGCCGTTTTGATTGCGGACCAGCACGTCGATCAGCACCCAACGTGATTTCTGTGTCGACTGCTTGGACTTCACGATACCCAGGGGCTGAATGGTGTCCCCGGGTTTGACCGGTTTGAGCCAGCGCGTCTCCAGGCGACGCAGAATGGCGCCGGCAGGATAGGCCCAATCGGTCAGCATCCGGGTGATCAGCCCGAAATTGTTCATGCCGTGCATGATGATGCCGCCGAAATTGGTCTTGCCGAAATTGTTCTTCATGTAATCGTCGTCGAGATGCAGAGGGTTGTAGTCGAGCGACCCGTCGCAGAACAGACGGATGGATCGCGTGTGACGTCGAACGTTGGACCGTCGAT encodes the following:
- a CDS encoding MaoC family dehydratase; the encoded protein is MRLFCDGSLDYNPLHLDDDYMKNNFGKTNFGGIIMHGMNNFGLITRMLTDWAYPAGAILRRLETRWLKPVKPGDTIQPLGIVKSKQSTQKSRWVLIDVLVRNQNGEHVAAGEAMVEFPISGSIAA